Genomic segment of Pseudomonas iranensis:
ACTCGGCGATGTGATGAAGGAATCGGCGGAGATCGCCTACAGCTACGTCAGCTCGCACCTCAAACAGTTTGGCGGTGATGCGAAGTTCTTCGACGAAGCCTTCGTTCACTTGCACGTACCGGAAGGCGCGACGCCGAAGGACGGCCCAAGTGCCGGCGTAACCATGGCCAGTGCGCTGTTGTCTCTGGCACGTAATCAGCCGCCGAAAAAAGGCGTGGCGATGACCGGTGAATTGACGCTGACAGGGCATGTGCTGCCGATCGGCGGCGTGCGCGAGAAGGTGATCGCGGCGCGGCGGCAGAAGATTTTCGAGCTGATACTGCCGGAGCCGAACCGCGGTAATTTCGAGGAATTGCCGGACTACCTGAAGGAAGGGATTACCGTGCACTTTGCCAAGCGGTTTGCGGATGTGGCGAAGGTACTGTTCTGACCGATAGCCCCTCACCCCAGCCCTCTCCCCGAGGAGAGGGAGCCGACCGTGGGATATTGTTGAGCTACGCCGACCTGAAATTGAATCGTTGAATCCGCAATCGACCGGATATTTCAGATCGATGTATGACACAAGACACCTCACCCTAGCCCTCTCCCTCTGGGAGAGGGAGCCGACCGTGGGATATTGTTGAGCTACGCCGACCTGAAATTGAATCGTTGAATCCATAATCGACCGGATATTTCAAGTCGATGTATGACACAAGACACCTCGGTCGGTCCCCTCTCCCTCTGGGAGAGGGAGCCGACCGTGGGATATTGTTGAGCTACGCCGACCTGAAATTCAATCGTTGAATCCGTAATCGACCGGATATTTCAGGTCGATGTATGACACAAGACACCTCGGCCGGTCCCCTCTCCCTCTGGGAGAGGGAGCCGACCGTGGGATATTGTTGAGCTACGCCGACCTAAAATTGAATCGTTGAATCCATAATCGACCGGATATTTCAGGTCGATGTATGACACAAGACACCTCGGTCGGTCCCCTCTCCCTCTGGGAGAGGGCTAGGGTGAGGGCTTGGCGCCAGTGCGGTCAACGCGGCGCCCGTCTGTCACACTTTCTCCCATCTTCGGTTATGCTCGCCGTTCGTCGTCACTGCCGGAGCCACTGATTCCATGTCCCCCACTCGCCTGTTTCTCCCCCTCACCCTTTCCTTGCTGGCCGCTTGCGCCACGCAACCGAAACACAACGTGACAGTGGAAAAACAAAGCGAATGCCCCGTACGGCTCACTACCGGGCAAAACCTGATCATCAGCCTGCCAAGCAACCCGACCACCGGCTACCGCTGGGCGATTCAGGATTCTGCTGGCGGCGTGCTGCGCGCCCTCAGCCCCGAGGTCTACAGCAACCCGGAAGATGCCGGCGTTGTTGGTGCAGCGGGGGTTTCGACCTGGCGCTTCCAGGCCTTTGCGGCCGGCACCGGGCGTTTGCGCCTGACCTCGCAACAACCGTGGGCACCGGAAGTGTTGCCAGTAGAAACCTTTGACTGCGCCATCTCGGTGAACTGACGGCGGGAAACCGCGCTGGCCTCTTTGCGAGCAGCCTCGCTCCCACACAACACCGCATTCCCTTGTGGGAGCGAGCCTGCTCGCGAAAGCAATTTTCCTGACGCTGATGTTTTTGCGCCCGGACGGTGCCTTATCAGACAATTCAAGCATCCGCGCCCCACTTTGGCTAAAATGCCGGCCTTTTCCACCGACACCGCCGGACGCCGCCGTGAGCAAAGAACCCGATCGCCTATTCGCCCAGCCTTTGGCCCAGGTGCCTGACTTCGCCTTCAACGAAGACGTGGTGCGGGTGTTCCCGGACATGATCAAGCGCTCGGTGCCGGGTTACCCGACCATCGTCGAAAACCTCGGCGTGCTCGCCGCGCAATTCGCCCAGCCCAACAGCGTGCTCTACGACCTCGGCTCGTCGCTCGGCGCAGTAACCCAAGCCCTGCGCCGCCACGTGCGCACCGACGGCTGCCGGGTTATTGCTGTGGATAACTCGGCGGCGATGGTCGAGCGTTGCCGCGAGTACCTCAATGGTCAGGATTCGATGTTTCAGGAATTGCTGCCGGTCGAGGTGATCGAGGGCGACATCCTCGCGCTGGAGTTTCAACCGGCCTCGGTGGTCGCGCTGAACTTCACCCTGCAATTCATCGCCCCGGACCAGCGCACCGCGTTGCTCTCGCGCATTCGCCAATCGTTATTGCCCGGCGGCGCGCTGATTCTCTCCGAGAAGCTGCGCTTCAACGATGCCGAAGAGCATGCGCTGCTCACCGATCTGCACGTGGCGTTCAAACGCGCCAACGGCTATAGCGAACTGGAAATCGCCCAGAAGCGCAGCGCCATCGAAAACGTCATGAAGCCCGACAGCCTCGAAGAACACCGCGAACGCCTGCTGGCCGCCGGGTTCTCGAAAGTCGTGCCGTGGTTCCAGTGTCTTAACTTTGCCTCGTTGATTGCCTTGCCATGATTGATCTGTCCCCCCTCGCCCGCCGTCTGGCCGGAACTCCGCTGGCCGAATGGGCCAACACGCTGCAAGCGCAACTCGACAAGAAAATGGACAAAGGCCATGGCGATCTGGAACGCTGGCAAAGTGCGCTGGACGCCTTGCCGAAGATCCAGCCAAGCGAAGTCGACCTGCTCAACGGCCTGAAACTCGACACCGATTGCGACGACGACACCCGCGCACAGATGCGCACCGCGCTGATGGGCCTCTCGCCGTGGCGCAAAGGGCCGTTCGACCTGTTCGGTGTGCATGTCGACACCGAATGGCGTTCGGACTGGAAGTGGTCGCGGGTCTCCCCGCACCTCGACCTGAAGGGCAAACGCATCCTCGATGTCGGCTGCGGCAACGGCTACTACATGTGGCGCATGCTCGGCGCCGGTGCCGACAGCGTGATCGGTGTCGACCCGAACTGGCTGTTCTTCTGCCAATTCCAGGCAGTGCAGCGTTACTTGTCCGAGCCGAATGCCTGGCACCTGCCGTTCCCGTTTGAAGACCTGCCGCCGAATCTGGAAGGCTTTGACACGGTGTTTTCCATGGGCGTGTTCTATCACCGTCGCTCGCCGATCGAGCATTTGCTGGCGCTGAAGGATTGCCTGGTCAAGGGCGGCGAACTGGTGCTGGAAACGCTGGTGGTCGAAGGCGACAAGCATCAGGTACTGGTGCCGGAAGATCGCTACGCGCAGATGCGCAACGTGTGGTTTTTGCCGTCGGTGCCGGCGCTGGAATTGTGGCTGCGCAGAGCCGGATTCAGCGATATCCGTTGCGTGGATGTCAGCACAACCACGGTGGAGGAACAGCGCGGGACGGAGTGGATGAAGTATCAATCGCTGAGCGATTTTCTGGATCCCGAGGATCACAGCAAAACCATTGAAGGGCTGCCGGCGCCGATGCGGGCGGTTATCGTCGCCAGGAAGTAAGCGTATTTTCCCATGACCGCGGTGGGCCTACCCCTCACCCCAGGCCTCTCCCCAGGGAGAGGGAGCTGATTGTTGAGCTTTTCAAAACTTGCATCCGACTCGGTATTTCAGGTCGGCGGATTTGGTTCATCCAACTCGGTCGGTCCCCTCTCCCTCTGGGAGAGGGTTAGGGTGAGGGGCTTTTGGTGCGTCTGGCGCGGAAAAACTCGGTCAGCACCGCACCACATTCTTCAGCCAGCACCCCGCCCTCATACAACACCCGGTGATTCAAAAATCCCTGGCTGAAAAACTGTCCCTGACTCTGCACAATCCCGGCCTTGGGCTCCAGCGCGCCATACACCACCCGCGCCACCCGCGAATGCACGATCAGCCCGGCGCACATGCTGCACGGTTCCAGCGTCACATACAGCGTGCTGCCCGGCAGGCGATAGTTATCCACTGCCTGCGCGGCGGCGCGGATCGCGACCATTTCGGCGTGGGCACTCGGGTCGCTGGTGCTGATCGGGCAATTGAAGCCGCGACCGATGATCACGCCATCGTGCACCAGCACCGCGCCCACCGGCACCTCACCGAGGGCGGCGCCCTGTGCGGCGAGGGTCAGGGCTTCGCGCATGAAGTCGCGGTCGCGGCTGCGGTCGATGATCGCCGCCGGGCGGATCTGGCGCATCACTTCACCTCGATAGCGGCCATCAGGCCGGTTTCCATGTGGTCGATGACATGGCAGTGGAACATCCACACCCCCGGGTTATCCGCCACCAGCGCCACTTGCGCACGCTCGTTCTTGCCCAGCAGATAGGTGTCGGTGAAATACGGAATGACTTTGTGCCGGTTCGACGCGATCACCTTGAAGCTCATGCCGTGCAGGTGAATCGGGTGCTGGTACTGGGTCATGTTCTTCAATTCGAAAATATAGCTATGGCCCAGTTTCAGGCTGGCAATCGGCCGGTCAGCACAGGTCTTGTCGGTGATGTCCCAAGCCTTGCCGTTGATCTGCCACAGGCTCGGCGGTTTGCCGTTTTCGGTGTTCACCGAGACCGAGCCGACCCATTCGAAATAGAAGTTGAGTTTCTCCGCATTGGCCAGATCCGGCTCGGCCACCGGGTTGGCCGGCATGGCTTTCGGCCAGTCCGTCGGCGCGTCGGTGTTGGCGACTGAACGTAGCGTGCCCAGACGCACCGGGCCGTTACGCAGCGACAACTCTTCACCCGCCGCCGGGGCCTTGATCGCCAGGCAAATGCGCATGCCAGGGCCGAGCCAGTATTCCTTGCCCAATGGTCGTGGCTCGACAGGGTTGCCATCCAGCGCGTAGATTTTCGCTTCGACCCCAGGAATATTGATGCGATAGGTCAGGGTGTTGTCGAGGTTGAGCAAACGCACCCGGGTGATCTGCCCGGCCGGCAGATCAATCACCGGCAACGGCACACCATTGATTGTCGACAGGCGCCCGGCGGTACCGCCACGGGCCGCTTCGCGGGGGATGCTGAACTCGACGAACTGGCCTTGCTCGTCGATGTGCCAGTTCTTCAGGCTCAGGGTTTTCTCGTACTTGAAGCCGGTCGGCTCGCGTTCTTCGATGATCAGCGGCCCGACCAGCCCGCGCCCCAGTTCCTCGCTGCTGCTGACATGCGGGTGATACCAGTAGCTCCCGGCGTCCGGCACGCGGAATTTGTAGTCGAAGTATTCGCCCGGCAATACCGGCAGTTGCGACACATAAGGCACGCCGTCCATTTCCAGCGGCAGGCGGATGCCGTGCCAGTGGATGGTGGTCGCCACCGGCAGGTGATTGATGAAACGCACCCGCAGCCATTCCCCCTGGCGTACACGCAACTCGGTGCCCGGCGCCGACGGGCCGAACGCCCAGGCCTCGGTCTTGTGCCCCGGCACCAGCTCGACGTCGAGCGGCGCGGCGATCAGTTCATAGTCGTGGCCGGCCTCGGCGTCGGCCATCTTGCCCAGCCAGTAACGCGACGCGCCTCCCGCGCCCACGCCAACGA
This window contains:
- a CDS encoding protease inhibitor I42 family protein; protein product: MSPTRLFLPLTLSLLAACATQPKHNVTVEKQSECPVRLTTGQNLIISLPSNPTTGYRWAIQDSAGGVLRALSPEVYSNPEDAGVVGAAGVSTWRFQAFAAGTGRLRLTSQQPWAPEVLPVETFDCAISVN
- the cmoA gene encoding carboxy-S-adenosyl-L-methionine synthase CmoA, with translation MSKEPDRLFAQPLAQVPDFAFNEDVVRVFPDMIKRSVPGYPTIVENLGVLAAQFAQPNSVLYDLGSSLGAVTQALRRHVRTDGCRVIAVDNSAAMVERCREYLNGQDSMFQELLPVEVIEGDILALEFQPASVVALNFTLQFIAPDQRTALLSRIRQSLLPGGALILSEKLRFNDAEEHALLTDLHVAFKRANGYSELEIAQKRSAIENVMKPDSLEEHRERLLAAGFSKVVPWFQCLNFASLIALP
- the cmoB gene encoding tRNA 5-methoxyuridine(34)/uridine 5-oxyacetic acid(34) synthase CmoB; amino-acid sequence: MIDLSPLARRLAGTPLAEWANTLQAQLDKKMDKGHGDLERWQSALDALPKIQPSEVDLLNGLKLDTDCDDDTRAQMRTALMGLSPWRKGPFDLFGVHVDTEWRSDWKWSRVSPHLDLKGKRILDVGCGNGYYMWRMLGAGADSVIGVDPNWLFFCQFQAVQRYLSEPNAWHLPFPFEDLPPNLEGFDTVFSMGVFYHRRSPIEHLLALKDCLVKGGELVLETLVVEGDKHQVLVPEDRYAQMRNVWFLPSVPALELWLRRAGFSDIRCVDVSTTTVEEQRGTEWMKYQSLSDFLDPEDHSKTIEGLPAPMRAVIVARK
- the tadA gene encoding tRNA adenosine(34) deaminase TadA, whose amino-acid sequence is MRQIRPAAIIDRSRDRDFMREALTLAAQGAALGEVPVGAVLVHDGVIIGRGFNCPISTSDPSAHAEMVAIRAAAQAVDNYRLPGSTLYVTLEPCSMCAGLIVHSRVARVVYGALEPKAGIVQSQGQFFSQGFLNHRVLYEGGVLAEECGAVLTEFFRARRTKSPSP
- a CDS encoding multicopper oxidase family protein, whose product is MSFTRRQILGGLAGLVVVGVGAGGASRYWLGKMADAEAGHDYELIAAPLDVELVPGHKTEAWAFGPSAPGTELRVRQGEWLRVRFINHLPVATTIHWHGIRLPLEMDGVPYVSQLPVLPGEYFDYKFRVPDAGSYWYHPHVSSSEELGRGLVGPLIIEEREPTGFKYEKTLSLKNWHIDEQGQFVEFSIPREAARGGTAGRLSTINGVPLPVIDLPAGQITRVRLLNLDNTLTYRINIPGVEAKIYALDGNPVEPRPLGKEYWLGPGMRICLAIKAPAAGEELSLRNGPVRLGTLRSVANTDAPTDWPKAMPANPVAEPDLANAEKLNFYFEWVGSVSVNTENGKPPSLWQINGKAWDITDKTCADRPIASLKLGHSYIFELKNMTQYQHPIHLHGMSFKVIASNRHKVIPYFTDTYLLGKNERAQVALVADNPGVWMFHCHVIDHMETGLMAAIEVK